Proteins encoded together in one Dermacentor variabilis isolate Ectoservices chromosome 2, ASM5094787v1, whole genome shotgun sequence window:
- the LOC142572887 gene encoding uncharacterized protein LOC142572887 encodes MKLSGSLVFLGVVAGAYGAVFSSRHRDNDFEDAMSIHYRIWGENPWDYPGNPPPFFPPDDFLRYSQIGRWWNQGKPWENPSREMRDALTDNKDDDTDEYGMWGKFPWERPGNPPPFSPPADTMTFSQIGRWRNQDENAEKPWRSLRPFLSEIKDEDAEEYRLWGKFSWERPVNPPPFVPPPDTATFSQIGRWWNQEEIGKRPTKLSRDSVEERYDEKEFKQSPTQNVEEERGKFLALLPSKDHKLRRVARSVWQNKPWEKPWNPPPFLPGRYPPLQ; translated from the exons ATGAAGCTCAGTGGATCTCTCGTGTTTCTGGGCGTTGTCGCTGGAGCCT ATGGCGCCGTCTTCAGCTC aaggcaCCGCGACAACGACTTTGAGG ATGCAATGTCGATACACTACCGCATCTGGGGCGAGAACCCCTGGGACTATCCGGGCAACCCACCTCCCTTCTTTCCGCCGGATGATTTCCTGCGGTACTCGCAGATTGGCCGCTGGTGGAATCAAGGGAAACCGTGGGAGAACCCTTCGAGGGAGATGCG gGATGCCCTCACGGACAATAAAG ATGACGATACTGATGAATATGGCATGTGGGGAAAGTTTCCGTGGGAACGTCCTGGTAACCCTCCTCCGTTTTCACCACCGGCCGACACAATGACTTTCTCACAGATTGGTCGCTGGAGGAATCAGGATGAGAACGCAGAAAAGCCTTGGCGGTCCTTGAG GCCGTTCCTCTCGGAAATTAAAG ACGAGGATGCCGAAGAGTACCGTCTGTGGGGAAAATTTTCTTGGGAGCGCCCCGTAAATCCGCCACCTTTCGTTCCACCGCCAGATACGGCGACGTTCTCACAGATCGGGCGCTGGTGGAATCAAGAGGAGATTGGCAAACGCCCTACGAAGCTTTCAAG ggACTCCGTTGAAGAGCGCTATG ATGAAAAGGAGTTCAAGCAGAGTCCTACACAAAATGTTGAAGAAGAGCGCGGCAAGTTCCTAGCCTTGCTTCCATCGAAAGACCACAAGCTGAGGAGGGTTGCGCGCTCCGTCTGGCAGAACAAACCTTGGGAGAAGCCATGGAATCCACCCCCCTTCCTGCCAGGACGCTACCCTCCCCTTCAGTAA